In Odocoileus virginianus isolate 20LAN1187 ecotype Illinois unplaced genomic scaffold, Ovbor_1.2 Unplaced_Contig_11, whole genome shotgun sequence, one DNA window encodes the following:
- the LOC110149166 gene encoding NKG2-A/NKG2-B type II integral membrane protein-like, producing the protein MKSYPELAKEARKQQMRDLPSPREKFVAVILGIICFVLMYTVVRMITSIPSTLIEEQSNSSRTTRLQKECHCGRCPKDWFTYSNNCYYITFEEKTWNGSLTACASRNSTLLYLDNEEELKFLKSLSVMSWIPVFREGHGHPWMWQNGSTCKLQILDISPEKRNCAVLSSEIRSDDCESPNTYTCKHKLEN; encoded by the exons atgaaaAGCTACCCAGAACTGGCTAAGGAAGCCAGGAAACAGCAAATGAGAG ATTTACCATCACCTAGAGAGAAGTTTGTTGCTGTGATCCTGGGAATCATCTGTTTTGTCTTGATGTATACTGTAGTTAGAATGATAACTTCTATTCCAT CTACTCTAATAGAGGAACAGAGTAACTCCTCTCGGACAACAAGGCTCCAGAAAG AATGCCATTGTGGTCGTTGTCCAAAAGACTGGTTTACATATTCCAACAACTGCTATTATATTACTTTTGAAGAAAAAACATGGAATGGGAGTTTGACAGCCTGTGCTTCTAGGAACTCTACTCTGCTTTATTTAGATAATGAAGAGGAACTG aAATTTCTGAAGTCCCTATCAGTTATGTCATGGATTCCAGTCTTTCGTGAAGGCCATGGTCATCCGTGGATGTGGCAAAATGGCTCAACTTGCAAACtaca GATATTAGATATATCACCTGAGAAAAGAAACTGTGCAGTGCTATCTTCGGAGATAAGGTCAGATGACTGTGAATCCCCAAATACGTATACTTGCAAGCACAAGCTTGAGAATTAA